The stretch of DNA tttatcgtgcaatgaaaaTTTGTTcctcacctgagcttcttaatgcggaactcaactatttaagagctgtggctgttgatagagactatccgcccaccttagttgattccatttataaaaaactttgcaataaatctcaaaatattgttcttaatagaacttttaacactaagaatttagttgttctacCTTTCTTCcttggtattagttttcaggttgttaagattctgaagcgattccaattccaagtagtattttctcctattaataaactttctttctcttctcttaaagactctattcaccctcttaattgttgtgggatctctaaaattgtttgcaattgcgaactcggatacatcggacagacccgccgttctttgaaatttcggttaaaagaacatcaaagctatgtgagaaaacaacagctgaataaatccagtattgctcaacactgttgggaatcgaatcactcttttgattttaactcttatcaaattatccaaaaatgccccaattcgttggatcttgatttttgggaatcttttcacatcctgaggaaccgttctaatttagttaacgatcttactgcaattccctatttttcttctgtgtggactcctttcttaaaattggtttagttttactattatttttatgtaaacgtcgtacatttcttacttttatttttttcatttttttgctttcttattttgtcttgtgattaactaattccaatatgtttatccttcactctggtttttcctgcatttctccatttgatacatatCTTCCAttcatagtttttcccgctggtaaatttattgctgatTTATTCAgtgtggtttcatttttggactttttgcattgtttatgggttttcttggaaaatctaTTACTTAACAGTTCTTTCcagatggaattatataataaattttgcctccaggtgtcattttatcttttttgtttttgtttaatttctactTTTTGGTATTAATACTATTGttagaattatttatgtaaattagaTCTGCACACGTGAACTAGTTTATATACTGTAACCGCACCTAATGCGAATCTTGATCATtcattgaatttctaaaatttgcCAGTTATATAGATAAGTTGTAGTAGTGCATGAAGCTACGATAAATGTTGTGTCAACTAATAAAGAATTAACTTGAATGCATTTGTGAATTACTCAATAGTTATCATGAAACTTGACTACTTGAAGTTAAATTATATCATTTTTGGCGCCCAACTAGTGCGGCACGACTTCGAATGGAATAAGTGAAGTTCAGAACAGAAGAAGTTGTAAATTGGAAGCAGGCGTATTGTTGAAAAACGCTGTCTTGAAGTATCGAATGAAGATTGAAATATCGCATTAAGTTGAATTTGACAACGGAATGAATAGATTTGTACATCATGGCAGTTTTCGTCCGTTTCGATAAAATTACACCTACAGAATTTTCTATCGTCTGGATAGTACTGGTGTGTGCGAGTTTTTCATAAAGGTAAGCGATTAAAAATGTCAGTAGAAGGTAATATAGTAAAGACAGCTGCTGAACTTAATAAATTTAAAGCGGCTAGAAAAACAATTCGGATTGCAGTAACTAAACTTGTAAATTGTATAGAATCAGGTCTGcaaagtgaaacttttgatagaaatgcaattgaggaaaatttatatttgctTAATGCTAAAGAATCAGagttaaaaattcttaatgagcAGATATTTAATTGTTTTGTCGGGGAGGAAGCTGAAATAGAAAAGGAATATAGTTCCGTGTTAGAGTATGaggaaaaaattagtttatgtcaATTTAGAACTAAAAAGAAATTAGATTCTATTTCAAATGCTGTACAAAATCAAAATCAATCCACTGGTGACCacattgtttcatgcaaaaatgaggtaaaaaataacattcgtttgcctaagatttcaatttctaaatattacggAGATCCAAgccattttttggaattttttaattcgTTTGAAAATGCTATCGGGAATAATTCTGAATTatcaaagattgaaaaatttacttatttgaaaTCGTTATTAGGAGGAGCTGCGTTAAATGCAGTATCTGGGTTCTCACTTTCAGATGAGAATTATGACGCTTGTATAGGTTTGATTAAAGAAAGGTTTGGACGCGTTGATTTAGTTATTTCTTCCCACATGAATAATCTTCTTAATTTGGATCCTGTAAAGCATTCGTCTAATGTAAAAGCTTTAAGAACACTTTACGATTCTTGTGAAATAAACATAAGAAGTCTGAACTCATTGGGGATTGTTTCAGAATCGTATGGGAGTCTATTAGgaccaattattttaaaattgttgcctGATGATATGAATTTAGAATTTAATAGAAAACGTAATTCGAAAAAACAGTATAACGTCACGGAGCTTTTGGATTTCATTAGATTAGAGGTAGAAAGTTTGGAAGCCTCGaatgtaattattaattcaaagaAAAGGAAATCAAATAGTGAGTTTGcgcagaataaaaataattactctaGAAGTGTTCCTACAACTTCGGCGCTAACCACAATGACTAATTCATACTGCTATTATTGTAATGAAAATACTCATGATGTTAGAAAATGTgagaaaacaaatgaacaaaaaaggatGATTCTAAAGAATCAAGGGCGTtgttataaatgttttagaaaagggCACGTTTCGTTTAAATGTAGGGTAAAAATTCCACCTTGCAAAGTTTGTAACAGTGTAAATCACAATAAATTGTTCTGTAGGAAaattgtttcagattctgaagatAAAGAAAATGCGATTGCATCTTTGTCGCTGAATTCAAAgacaatttctgaaactgctgatAAAGGTATATATCTGCAAACTTGTACTGTTcatgtttcagataaaaatagcTTGTTAAGTCGAATCACGCGCATTTTGCTTGATTCAGGATCACAAAAAACGTTCATTAAATCAGAATTAGcaaaggaattaaaattaaaatgtataagaAGGGAAAAACTGTACATATATTCTTTTGGATACATTAAGGGTAAATTGAAAGAATATGATGTTGtcgaagttaaactaaaaagtatgCATGAACCTAATAGTTGTATAACAATTGAAGCCCTTGTAACAGATACAATTTCTGGAGCGCTTATAAAAGTACCCCCAAGAAGTATTTTAGAAATGTTgaaaacggaaaatttaaaattagccgATAATGGCGAGTCCTCTGAAATAGAATTATTGCTGGGTTCTGATTCATGTTGGGAAGTACAAACAGGGCAAAAGAAACGAATTAGTAAAAGGTTATTTGCAGTTTCTTCATTGTTTGGGTGGTCGTTAGTTGGAGCTTTCGGGGAAAATCAATCTAGTGCTTCTATGTTTACAATTGGTGCTACGCAATGTGAAAGCGAGAATCATAGCTCAATTAATGATAGTTTGAGAAAATTTTGGGCTTTAGATCATATAGGTTTGGAGGAAAAAGATGATAAAAACgatgaattggtcataaaaaagtttgaaagtgaattgaatttcaaaaatgggAGATATGAAGCTGGTTTGTTATGGAAGTCAAATCATGAACATTTGGCTAGTAACTTTGAAAATGCTAAACTGCGTCTTATGCATTTATCTAACAAATTAATTAGTGATGAGTGGCTTAGGGAAAATTATGATAGTATCATAAATGATCAGTTAAGGaacaaaataattgaagaatGTGGCGTTGAAAGTCACGATGGTAATACAATGTACTACATGCCGCATTCTCCGGTCGTAAGAAAAAATGCGTCAAAAACTAAAGTCCGTATAGTGTATGATGCGTCATCAAAAGTTAATGATGAGGTATCTTTAAACCAATGTTTGATACCTGGCCCAAATTTAAACCCTTCAATTTTAGATTTGATATTGTGTTTCAGGCAGTTTAAATATGCGTTTTCGGCAGATATCGAAAAAGCCTTTCATCAAATTGGGATTGTAGAAACTGATAGGGACGCATTGCGATTTTTGTATTttgacaatgaattaaatataaaacattatcGTATGACTCGTGCTCCGTTTGGAGTTGCTTGTAGCAGTTTTATTCTCGCATGTACTATAAAACATCACATAAAGAAATTGTCAGTGGAAAATCCAGAGATTTTTaagatgttaaataattttatttatgtagatgacattttttacgGTTCAGATTCCGTAGAACATGCCTTCAAGTTAAGCACTGAAGCTTATAACGTACTTAAAGAAGCGGGAATGAATTTGCGTCAATTTAGTACAAATTCAGAAGAGCTTGAAAAAATCTGGGATAAGAATGGAATTGTTGAGGTACAAAAAGAGCACAATGATACTTTAAAGGTACTAGGACTTAACTGGTGTAATAGTAAAgatgtattgtttttaaatatagataAGTTGTCTGAAACACTAAATAAATGTAGAATAATcacaaaaagaaacatattaaaagtAACCGCTACTATTTTTGATCCGGTAGGATTTATTTCACCTTTTGTATTGAGAGCGAAATTAATAATGCAAAATCTTTGGCAGTTGGGTTTAGAACTTGACGATGAAGTTCCAATTGAATGCAAACAAATGTGGTCCGAGTGGTGCGATGAAATAGAAactctaaagaaattcgaaatttGCCGCGAATATTTTCCTTGCGAAATAAATCGTAATAAGAATAAAGAATTGCATATATTTGGTGATGCATCAATAAAAGCTTACGGTTCAGTAGCGTATTTAAGATCGGTTGAGGACTGTACTGTAGCATTTGTTATGGCAAAATCTAAAATTGCGCCGATTAAACAAAAACTCACACTACCAAGACTAGAATTGTTAGCTGCATTAACGACATCAAAACTCGCAAAGTATCTAAAAGATTTGTTTTCCATTCAAGAAGAGAACATTTACTTGTGGACTGATAGTCAGATCGTAATACATTGGATTCGAAGTGCCCCTGAGCGATGGAAATTATTTGTCAAGAATAGAGTATCTGAGATACAatctttaacaaaatttaatgcaTGGGGACATTGCAGTGGATCCGACAATCCGAGTGATATATTGTCACGTGGGTGTTCTGCTgaacatttattgtcatcaaaatTATGGAAA from Uloborus diversus isolate 005 chromosome 5, Udiv.v.3.1, whole genome shotgun sequence encodes:
- the LOC129223335 gene encoding uncharacterized protein LOC129223335; its protein translation is MSVEGNIVKTAAELNKFKAARKTIRIAVTKLVNCIESGLQSETFDRNAIEENLYLLNAKESELKILNEQIFNCFVGEEAEIEKEYSSVLEYEEKISLCQFRTKKKLDSISNAVQNQNQSTGDHIVSCKNEIEKFTYLKSLLGGAALNAVSGFSLSDENYDACIGLIKERFGRVDLVISSHMNNLLNLDPVKHSSNVKALRTLYDSCEINIRSLNSLGIVSESYGSLLGPIILKLLPDDMNLEFNRKRNSKKQYNVTELLDFIRLEVESLEASNVIINSKKRKSNSEFAQNKNNYSRSVPTTSALTTMTNSYCYYCNENTHDVRKCEKTNEQKRMILKNQGRCYKCFRKGHVSFKCRVKIPPCKVCNSVNHNKLFCRKIVSDSEDKENAIASLSLNSKTISETADKGIYLQTCTVHVSDKNSLLSRITRILLDSGSQKTFIKSELAKELKLKCIRREKLYIYSFGYIKGKLKEYDVVEVKLKSMHEPNSCITIEALVTDTISGALIKVPPRSILEMLKTENLKLADNGESSEIELLLGSDSCWEVQTGQKKRISKRLFAVSSLFGWSLVGAFGENQSSASMFTIGATQCESENHSSINDSLRKFWALDHIGLEEKDDKNDELVIKNDEWLRENYDSIINDQLRNKIIEECGVESHDGNTMYYMPHSPVVRKNASKTKVRIVYDASSKVNDEVSLNQCLIPGPNLNPSILDLILCFRQFKYAFSADIEKAFHQIGIVETDRDALRFLYFDNELNIKHYRMTRAPFGVACSSFILACTIKHHIKKLSVENPEIFKMLNNFIYVDDIFYGSDSVEHAFKLSTEAYNVLKEAGMNLRQFSTNSEELEKIWDKNGIVEVQKEHNDTLKVLGLNWCNSKDVLFLNIDKLSETLNKCRIITKRNILKVTATIFDPVGFISPFVLRAKLIMQNLWQLGLELDDEVPIECKQMWSEWCDEIETLKKFEICREYFPCEINRNKNKELHIFGDASIKAYGSVAYLRSVEDCTVAFVMAKSKIAPIKQKLTLPRLELLAALTTSKLAKYLKDLFSIQEENIYLWTDSQIVIHWIRSAPERWKLFVKNRVSEIQSLTKFNAWGHCSGSDNPSDILSRGCSAEHLLSSKLWKSGPDWLSESKNNWPKKMPLTSGFSDVELEKKKCVAENTVLPSVAVNSDSLLNLEKYSKLSRAVRVTAWIQRFIYNVRCKADKKKGPLRAEELFAAELSLIKEIQHEHFSDEITCLKQEHQISRNSKIRELNPFLSEEGILLVGGRLQKSTLSFYEKHPIIIPSKTHFTEILVRDAHEKVFHSGMAGTLGPMQQDIAPLPSARIEKSNPFDVIGVDYAGPLFVKNEDTKYYILLITCAVTRGIHLELTKNLTTESFLQAFRRFVSRKGLCSVIYSDNARTFKAADAELKKMWQVLSHPDVKNFYAAKGIQWRYIVEKGAWWGGFYERLVRSVKTMLRKTLGRASLHADELETVLIEIESVINHRPLTYIEDDQHEYQVLSPAHFLLGNKPLNLPPAKYTDFVPTSNRKIMCKTYQYRERLLNRFWKLFYKDYLLQLKSVNGAKNHKTKTELNVNDIVVIREELLPRNMWRLGKVVKTFTGRDGLIRSCEIKTERGILKRPVQLLVKLECE